The following is a genomic window from candidate division KSB1 bacterium.
CCAACCTTGTGACTTTTTGACTTTCAGACCTTTCGACTTTGCACATTTCCCCTCCTGCTGCCCTTGTCACTCCAGGCGTTCCACAAAAAAACGGCCGGACTCGAATGAATCCGGCCGTCAGCCAGGGTTTTTAAAGAATCTAATGCTTTAGCTACACACCGGCCACCACCCCATCGGTGAACACCAGACGGGGCATCTGTTAGCTGCTGTTCATCCAGGGATCATTGGCGGCTTTGGCCAGTTTGTTCCAGAAATTCAGATGGTTATCGGCGATATTCATTTCCGCGATCGGCTGCGTCAGTTCACCGTTCTCAAACAGGGTTCCGGTGATGCCGACTGAAAAATCGCCGGTATTGGAGTTTGAATTGCTGCCGATAAATCCATTGATCAGGATACCGCGTCCCAGATCTTTCATAATTTCGTCAATCGAGCGTTTTCCGGGCGGCAGGATGAGATTTGACGTGCCGCCGGTGGTGGGTTGCACACCCAGTTTGCGGCTGCGGTACCAGTCGATGTAGAACTGATTCAGCACCCCGTTTTCAATCATGGCGCGCTTGCGCGTGGCAAAACCGTCGCCGTCGTACAAACCGCTGCCGAGGCCGGCCACGATATGCGGATCGTCGATCAGCGTGAACAGCTTGCTGCCCACCTGTTCGCCCTGCTTGTCCAGTAAAAAAGAGCGTTTCTGCTGCAGAGACCAGCCGTTCATGGCATTGACAACACCGTTCAGAATACGTCCGACATTTTGATTTTCAATGATCAGGTGGTTTTAATTTGATTTCGAATCAGCCGATTATTAATCATTTCACGCATACCCGAGCGATGAACATTTCCCAGATACTGTCCGTCATCATCGACAACCGGCACCTCTGATATATCGAGTTGATCCAATGTACCCAGCGACTCTTTCACCGACTGGCCGGGATGCAGGGTGGCACGCGGTTTGACAAGCACATCTTCGGCCACCAGCCAGTCCCAGGTTTGCTCTTTGAGAATCAGGTTGCGCAATTCTTCTACGCCGATGACGCCTGCGAGTCGATCCTCCGCATCAACGACGGGGATAGTTGTGGCGCCGGTTTCCGTAAACATGGCAATGACATCCCGGATACGGGAAAAGAATGAACCAGATGTTCTTTGGACAGCTTTATTTCGGTCAGGCGCAGAGAGGCGGCAATGTCTTCGGCTGTAATATTGCGCCCGGCTTCATCAGCCCGATTCACAGCGAGTTTCACACAGGCCGGTCCGATGATCTGCACCAGAAACGTGGTGGTGGTGATTCCAAAAATAATGACATCACCCAGGGCCAAACCGTCAGCCACCTGGATGCCCTGAAGTTTATGCGCCGCCATAATGGACAATCCGATAGCCACACCGCCCTGGGCCAGCAGACCCAGACCGCTGTAACGCTGTACCACCGGGTCCGCTTTGGACAACCGAGCACCCAGCCAGGCGCCGCCCATTTTGCCGATACTGCGTCCGATGACATACAATCCGACAATCCACCACAGCCAGACCGGCATGGACTGCAGCGATAACCGGGCGCCTACGAACAGAAAGAACAGCACATAAATAAATGTAGAGAATGCATTGATGCGTTCGGACAGTTTTTCATAATAGAACGGCGTCATGTTGACCACGGTAATGCCGCCGGCCATAGCAGCCAGGATGATATCCATGGCGTAATAATCCGTGATTCCGGTGATCACCATGAGCAGCCCGACCGTGGACGCTGTGGCCACATCGAGTGAACCGGAACGTTTAAGAATGAGCGCAATGGTGAGCCCGAGAGCGATACCCAGTCCGATGGAACCGAACAGTTCAAATCCGATATGCAGCAGTTCTTTGCCAATATGCGCCTCTCCCCCACCGATGAACTGCGCCACGCCGCTGCCCAGTCCGTACAGAGTCATCGCCAGGGCATCATCCAGAGCAACGATGGCGGTGAGCGTGGTGGTCAAAATTCCGGCGCTGCGGTATTCCCACATCACCGCCATGGTGGAAGCGGGGTCCGTGGCTGACGCGATAGCGCCGTAAACCAGTCCGGCGGCCAGGGCAATGGAAACATTGCCGCTCACCCAGTAAACAACGCCCGCTGTGGAAACACTTACAATAATAAAGGCACCCAGACCTTCACTTATCAGAATGGCGGCAAACTGCTTGCCGTATTTTTTCAGAGTACCGAATTTGATCTCGCCTCCAACCAGAAATCCGATGATACTGAGACAGAACAAATTGATCGGCGCCAGCATTTCAATATCAGCCGGCTTGATAAGTTTGAGTCCGCTGCTGCCCAGCAGAATACCGGCCGCCATATAACCGAGCACTTGAGGAATACTGATACGTCGGGCCAGTATGGCATTCATGATGCCGCCGAACACGCCGGCCCCCAAAAGAATCAAAACACCGGCGCCGCTCAGTGTATCAGACATGGCGCTCTCCCAGGATTTCATAAATATCAGACGGTTCGCTGCAGCCGAGCAGGTTCTCACGCACATGCTCCTGTTTGAGCATGGAAGCTACAGACGAAAGCACCTGGATATATTCTGCATGCTGATTGCGTCCGGCGATAATCAATATGACAATCTGTACCGGCGTATTGTCCAGAGATTCATAATCGGTAATCGGATGTTTACACACAGCAGCTGAAGCCATCACTTCTTTGACCTCCGGGAGCCTCACATGCGGCACGGCAATGCCCAGTCCGATGCCGGTGCTCATGAGTTTTTCGCGATTGTACACCGCTTCCGCCAGCTCGGCGCGATTGCGCACCCCGGGCAGTTCGACAGACACATCAACAAGCCGGTTCAGTACGGCTTGCTTGCGCGTCTCCTCCAGTACAAGCGAACGCTCGGGTGAGAAAATCGATGATAAAGTCATGGTATGCGATTCATCCGAACGGATTCGCGGCGTCAGCTTGCGCGATACCCAGTTTTCGATCTCGTCGCGTTTGAAGCGCCAGGATGTGCCCAGCTTGCCGCAGGGAATCTCACCGTTCTGCGCCCAGTCATAGACCGTGCGCTGTGAGACCTTGAGAAACGTTGCCACTTCTTCCACGGTCATAATTTGATCATTCATTGCGAAATACCTAAATTATTTGCGATATTTTCTATTATATTATATTATATGTATACAAACTTCATAAGATAACATATTTTATGCTTAATGTCAAGGGTTCGAAAACTAAAAGAAAGCCGGACCACGGGATTTCGAAGCTACGGGCAAGCCAATTGAGGTGTTTGGGGGCGGATTGTGCGCCGGGTGAGAAACAGACCGCAGACACAGAGTGTCCGGGCTGCATTCCGCCAAGGAGACTGGCGGAACGATTTGAATGTAGGTCGACCAGGCTGGTCGACCGGCGGACATCGACGGGCCGTTACGAACAACCGTATTATCTCAATTCAAAAATTATATTAAACCTAAATTGAGCGATTTTAAAACAGAACAAAATAAACTGGCTCAAAAGGGAGCCAGTCATGTCTATTTGTGTAAATTCTATTCTGTTTTCATGTTACAAAAGTCTTTTTACCTGTTTTTAAAATGAACTATGCCTAAAAACATGAAAAAACTAACATTAGGGCGTATCAATCCTGTGAAATAAAATTTTCTGGAAACATTTTGCTCTATGTCATGAAAGCTGGTTTTTGTTCGCGAATCGCCTGCCATAAAAGTGGAATTTTTAATGCATCATAAGTAGCTTGGGTGACTTTCAAGATTACCTGTTGACTCGTCGATATTATCTTGACAGCAAAATCAATTACAGTCCGGCGAAAAGTGCTGGGATAGCTCGTAACCGGTAACACATCCTGGGTCATATCACGCTTGAAAGCTTCGTATAGAAAATGACTCATCAAAAAATGTAATAAAAGGCTCTGTTCATTCCAAAGCCTTTAAAGGGAAGCTGCTCGCATACGACAAAATCCTTTTGTGAACGATGAACAAGTTCACCCTTGCCGCGACTATGATCCAATTCAATGATCTTTTCCGCCTTTAAATAGTCATCGCCAACTGCCTGCACCAGCTTTTCATCACATTCTTTATTCTGGCCAATGTTTGTATAAATCACATTGTCCGGTCGAGCAAAATCAAAGGTCATCTGGCCATTATCTTCGGTTTCTTGTGATGTGAAAATGCATCGCCGAAATGTAGACCACGTGTCAAGCCGGTTACCAAATTCAACAAACGACCACGACATTTGATACAAGTGAAATCGATCAACAGGAACTTCTTTAACATATTGTTTAATACCCTTATAGAGCTTTCCGCTGCACGCATAATGAATGCCGAGGCGTTCTTCAAAAAATCTGAAATTCTTATCATCTAAAAAACCGCTGTCTTTAAGCAGTATGATTGGCACATCAGCATAATGGGTTCGAATCGCTTTGACCAAACGTCCAACAGCTTTTCTCAAATCTGTCCCATGATTGCAGTGCACATTGCCAGGACGGAACAATGCATCCACCACATAAGGCCCCCAGCTGATTTGCAGCGGCTGAAAGCCCTTTTCTTCTTATAAGTTGGCTTAACGCCTTGACGTTTTTGGGCATCGTCATTGTCAAAGACCACCGTATCAGCGAATAATATGATCACTTTGGGCTTTTCAACATGAAGGCGCCAGATAAAAAGCTTGAGCAAAATAGAACGAAAGAGCCATTGTCCGACAAAACCAAGTCGGCGAAACATTCTCTTTATCTGATGCGATGTCGCCATGTGCCAAGGCTCATTCTCTAGGAGCGCGGCATAAGCGTCGTCGTTTTTACGTCGATCAAAGCCTAACATGGAACGGTCGGTGCCATCAATGAACCAGCCCACAACTTGTTTAATAAACTGAAAGCAACTAATGCCCTTGGCCGAACCTTTTAGAGAACCAAGACATTGTTCGAAAAGCTTGAAAAAACCAATGTTTTCGACATATTTGATAAAGAAAAACAGGCCGCCGCGCCCGCTCATTTTTTCAGTTGTGACCTCGATTTTTGAAATTTTTACTTGCTTTGAATTGGTTTTTTTCTTCATATTATTGTCACCTTTTGGGTGCGTGGATTGATTTTAGTTGATTTTGTCTTAATTAAAATAATAACAATCCATTATAATCCCAAAAGGTTTTTTATTTTTCGAAGAATCGCTCAGTTTAGGTTAAACTCTATTTTTATGGTACAACGTGTGTAAATAGCAAGAACTTGAAACGGCTGTCCCTGCCCCGTGTAGTTGTCGCCCAGCAGTCAAGCTGTATGACAAAATGGGTAACTATTATTGACTCTTTACACTTTTATTTCGTATATTTTGATTGAAAAAATCAACAGGATTTGAAACCATGAAACATATAGCGGTCATCGCGATAGTCACCACCCTCCTGCTCGCATGTGCAGAAAAAAAGACACCGCAAATTAAACCTGATGTGGATCAATTTTTTCAGGTCTATGAAACATATCTGCTCCTCGCCGAGAGCAAGGCCCTGACGGATTCGCAAAAGACCGCAATACTGGATTCCGCTCTGGCGGCTCACACTATGACAGCGGCGCAGTTTGATACCACGTTAAATTACTTGGCATCGCATCCCCGGGAGTTTTACGAACAGTTTAGAACATTTTCCAAAGCGCTTGAGGATACCTTGGAACAAAGTCCTGCGGACTGATCATTCGCCTTCGCCGGAGTTGAGGTGATTATAGATGGTTTCAGCAATGGACTCTGAGATGCCATCCACATTTTTCAATTCTTTTAAACCGGCGGCTTTGATATTGTCCACGCTTTTGAACTGCCTGAGCAGCAACTGCCGACGTGTCGGGCCTACGCCCGGAATGTCGTCCAGTTCCGACGACAGAGCGCGCTTGCTGCGCAACGAGCGGTGAAAGGTGACGGCAAACCGGTGCGATTCATCGCGAACCCGCTGTAAAAGCCGCAAGGCTGCAGAGTCTTTGGGGATATTCTGCGCATCCTGGGTGTTGGGCATAAACACCTCATCCAGCCGCTTGGCCAGGGCGATGATCGGCTGTTTACGTATCCCCAGTTCATTCAGAGCCTTGACGGCAGCATTCAACTGTCCCTTGCCGCCGTCAATCAGAATCAAATCCGGCATATCCTTGTTTTCCCGCTGTATGCGCGAATAGCGGCGCTTGACCGCCTCGTGCATCATGGTAAAATCATCCGGGGTCTGTTTGCTGCGGATTTTAAACCTGCGGTAATCCGATTTGCTCGGTTTACCGTTGACAAAACACACCATGGATGCCGTCGGATCGGTGCCCTGAATATTGGAAATATCAAAGCCTTCGATGCGTTTCGGCGGATCATCCAGAATCAGCGCCTTTTGCAGCGCCTTGACGGCACCGGCCACATGGGTTTTTTTCTGCAGTTTCTGAATTTCGAGTTCATTGAGGTGATATTTGGCATTTCGCTCGCACAACCCCAGCAGGCGTTCGCGTGTATCGTTCTTTTCCGGAACCTGTATGCGCACCGGCACAGGCACGCGATGGCTCAGCCACGTTTCCACCGCTTTATGGTCCTCTAATTTGGCGGGAATGATAATCTCGCCGGGTATATCCGTGGTTTTCAGATAAAATTGTTTGATAAAGGCTTCAAAAATGGATTCCGGCGTCTCATCCCGGGTATTCTCGAGAAAATAATGGCTCTTTGAAAGTATTTTTCCCTGACGGATTCGAAAGATGACACAGCAGGTATCGTCATCATTTGAGGCCGCAGCAATCACATCGCGGTCCGGAAGTTCCGGATCAAACACTTTTTGTTTGCGCGTAAACATTTGAATATCCAATAGTTGATCGCGCATTCGCGCCGCCTGCTCAAAGCGGCGCTGTTCGGCCAGATGCTGCATATGCTCCGTGATATCCTGTTCAATGGCATGCGTATTGCCATTGATAAACTCGATTATATACTGGATGGTTTTGTTATACTCCGCCTGGGAAATAAACCCTTCGCAGGGTCCGGAACATCGGTTGATGTGATAGTTGAGACATACGTTGTATCTGCCTTTTGCTATCGTTTGTCGAGTTAACGAAAGTTTGCAGGAACGGATGGGAAACAGACGCTGAATGGTCTTGAGCAGATTGCGCATGCCCTGGACATCCGTATACGGTCCAAAATAGCGAGAACCGTCCTGCACCAGTTTACGCGTTGGGAAAATACGTGGAAACGCTTCATGGGTAATCCGTATATACGGATAACTCTTGTCATCCTTGAGATTAATGTTATAGCGCGGTTTATACTCTTTGATCAGATTGGATTCCAGGATCAGAGCTTCCACTTCGGTATCCGTGATAATGGTCTCAAAATCCCGCACTCCCTGCATCATCCTGACGGTTTTCGGGTCAGGATTGCGGCTTTTCTGGAAATAACTGCGCACACGGTTGCGCAGCACTTTGGCCTTGCCGATGTAGATAATTTTGCCGCGACTGTTTTTAAACAGATAGACACCGGGCTGAGTGGAAACATGCGACAATTTTTCCCGGATATCAGGCATCAGCTAAAAGGTTTCCCAGTGGATGAGATCAGCCAAATCGCGTTTGCCTTTCACGGAAGGTTCGCCTTCGATATATCCCACCGGCATCATGGCGATCAGTTTATAATCATCCGGTGCATCGAGCTGCTTACGGATATCCCCGGCATATTCTTTCTTGTCGCCGGCCACCCAGCAGGCGCCCAGTCCCAGCGCTGTCGCAGCCAGCAGCATATTCTGCATGGCGGCGCTGCCGTCTTCCAGATAATATTTGGTATCCTGACAAAACACCACAATACAGGCAGGAGCTGACCCGATAAATCGGCCGTAATTGGCCTGCCGCCCCAGGGATGCCAGGGTTTCAGGATCGCGTACCACGACAAACTCCCAGGGCTGAATATTCCGGGCGGTAGCCGCCAGTCTGCCCGCATTGATGATTTCCTTCAAAAGATCTTCCGATACCGGCTTTACTTGAAACGCTCTCACACTGTGCCGCCGGCGGACGGTTTCCATAAAGTCCATAATTTCCTCTCCTTTCACGAAAAAAGGCCGTCCCGGTATCCCGAAACGGCCTTGGGTTGAGTCTCTCGGTGTTTATTTTTTCTCATAGGCCCTTTTGATCAACTCTTCCAGCCGGCTTTTGGGATCATCGATAATCGATTCATCCACGGAAAATTCTTCCCAACCCAGCAGTTTGAGACCGTAATCGTAATCTTCCAGCAGTTCACTGCAGATTTTATCAAGCGGCTGCTTGTCATTTGCAGCCTTTTCTTTTAATTTTTCCACAGCTTGCTCTGTAAACGTAATGACGACATTATTCTTGGTTAAAAACTGCCGCTGAAATTTTTTGATATAATACTCGGTCAGCAGATTTTCAAGCTCTGTATCCGGATCCTCGACCATTGACGCTGTAAATTTCAGACTGTCGATTTGTGTATCCGGCAGCAGTTTCTCGAACTTTAGCAACAGATTGTCAATCACGCTGAGCAGTCCGCGCGCTCCGGTTTGTTCTTCATAGGCCATCTCGGCAATCCGATGAAGAGCATCATCATCAAATTCCAGATTAATGCCGTAGGCTTTGAAATCACGTTTTTTACCCTGAATGACACTATTTTTCGGATTTTTCAGAATATTATACAACCCTGCAACATCAAGATGATTCAGCGAAAGAACGATGGGCAGACGGCCGATAAACTCGTTTTCAAATCCATATTGGATCAAATCTGCTGTCTTGACCTGTTTTAAAAGCTCTTCTTTGCCCACCTGCTGGACGTCATAATCCTGCCGGGTGAAACCTATGGGTTGCTGATTCATTCGGCGTCTTATCAGATCATCCAGATTGTTGAACGCGCCGCTCATGACAAACAAGATATTGCGTGTATTTACTTTTTTACGATTGACTTTGCCGGTGCGCTGCGCTTCCATGGCGGCTTCCATCTGCGAAGCCAGATCATGCGGTACTTTGAGATCCACTTCTGCTTCTTCCATGAGCTTTAACAGGGTGCGCTGTACCCCGCTTCGGGACACATCCGGCCCCACTCCGTTGCCGGTGGATGCGATCTTGTCAATCTCGTCCAGGTAGACAATACCGTATTCCGCAAGTTTCATATCGCCATTGGCATCGTGTACCAGATTTCGGATCAGATCGTCCACATCTCCACCCACGTATCCGGTTTCACTGAATTTGGTGGCGTCGCCTTTGACAAACGGCACACCCAGTTTCTGAGCAATCAGCTTGATAATATATGTTTTACCGACACCGGTCGGACCAATCATCAGCACATTGCTCTTGATATTGCCGAGCAGTTCGGCCGAGTCCGGGTTTGACATTTCATAGTTCATGCGGTTAAAATGCGTACAAATTTTGGTTGCCAGAATTTCAACCGCTGTATCCTGTCCCACCACATAATTTTTTAAATAAGCTTCCAGCTGTGTGGGTTTTAAATCAAAATTAATCTGGCGCGGCGGATTATCATTATCATCTTTTTCCTCCGTTCCGCTGCCCATATGGTCGGCATCCTGGGGCACCACCACATTGTTTCCATATTTTTCACGCAGAAATTCCGATACATCCTTGCGCAATTCTTCCGGAGTCGGTGTTTTTCCACTGTCAGTCAACAGATTCATCCGTTTTGCCTTTTGTTGCATATATCTCATCCTTTTGTATATTAGATGCAAATTCTATACCATCTTATAAAAACAACACAAGTGCAATAAAATCAACTAATCCTTTTGGAGTATTGAACACATGCACATTATTGTGTCAAAATTCTATACACTATCCAACAACAAACTGGCATCAAATGTTCCAGCGGAATGGGTCAGAGCGCCCACCGAAATAAAGTCCACGCCGGTTTCCGCGATGGCTGCCACGCTCTTGATTGACACATTACCCGAGGCTTCCAGTTCGACACGGCCATTCACCCATTCAACGCATTCCCGCATCAACTCCGGACTCATATTGTCCAGCATAATTCGATCTGCCTCGAGTTCACAGGCCTGCCTGACCTGATCCAGTGTTGTTGTTTCAACTTCAATTTCTGCCAAGAATGAGCGCTGACGCATCGCCCTGCGGCATTGTTCAACAGCCGCTTTAATTCCGCCGGCGGCCGCAATATGATTTTCCTTGATCAGAAACATATCATACAGGCCCATTCTGTGGTTCACACCGCCGCCGCAGTCGACCGCGTATTTTTCCAGGCGCCGCCAGCCGGGTGTGGTTTTACGAGTGTCCAGGCATTTCGCGTTGGTATGCGACACGGCTTTGACAAATTGATGCGTCAGAGTCGAGATACCGGAGAGATGTCCGAGAAAATTCAAGGCTGTTCTTTCGGCCTGTAGTATGGAAGCGGTGCGTCCGTAGACGCTCATCATCAGATCGCGATTGTTAACCAGATCCCCGTCACGAACGCAGATCTGCACTTCCAGTCCGGCGTCAACGGTCTTGAACACCATCTCGCTGAATTCGGTTCCGCATGCAACACCGTCCTGCTTGGCAACAATACGGGCGAACCTCTGAGCCTCGGGATTCAGAATGGCCTTGACGGTAATATCGCCGCGCTCGTTCAGGTCTTCACGCAGAGCCATGTTGATCAGTGCAGCTGCATCTGCCTGCAGAATTTTATTCATAAGGTCTCTGCCATCTCGCTTTGAATTTCTTTAATTTTATCGCTTGCAGCCCGGCCAATATTATCGGCAGCCCCGCGTTCCCTGACCACCAGTTCAAACATGCGAATGGCTTTTTCAGGTTTGCCGAGTTTTCGATATCCGCGTCCGGCCTCGTACAGCGCGGTAGCTCCCCAGGGCAGTTTGGTTTGTTTGCACATATAACGCACTTTGAGAAACTCGATCACGGATTTTTCCGTCAAACCGGCGTCGGCATAGCTTTTGGCAATCCAATACTGTACTTCGGTATAATCGTCCGCGCTTAGCAGCGGTTTGATCTCGTTGAAATGATGAATCGCGCGGTCATATTCTTTCATATAATAGAGAAACACACCGATCCGCATTCGGCGTCGTAACACAGACGGATTATCCGGAAACTCGCGAATATATTGTTTCTGCATGGCAATCGCCTTGTCGCGCAGATTCAGATCATCATAGGCATTCACCAGCAGATCCAGAGCCTGGGCGCGTTGTCGTCCGCTGTCTATCGTTTCCAGCGCTTTCTTACAGGCCGCAATACAATTCTGCAGCTGACGGTTTTCATAATAGAAATCACCCAGATTCACATAAGCCGTGGCAACAATATCGGGATCATCATATCTGCCCGGAATGCGGGTCAGGCGTTTCAGAGCTTCTTCGGTTTTGTTGAGCACCACATACAGCCGCGCCAGGCCCAGTTCGCCGCGCGCCCCCTGGGGCACATCATCATATTTGCGGCATTGTTTAAAGGCTCTTTCAGCATCGTCAAAATTTTTGGTGCGGATATGGTACAATCCCTCCTGGTACAAAAACCGCGCTTCTGCATTGCGGTCATCCCAGGTTTCTGTAAAGGCTTGCACTTTACGCTGGGCGCGGCGCAGATGGTCAAGCTGATATTCGCAAATGATCGCATTCTGCTCCGCCTGCCGACGCAGGTCTCCGGTAAACTGTTGATTCAGCAATTCATACTGTTCCAGCGCCTGTTCATAGCGGCCGCGCTGAAAATAAATATCCGCGGTTTTATAACGCGCCAGCCTGCCCAGACTGTCCTGCGGCGCAAAATCCGCACATTCCCGGTAATGCCCGATAGCCATATCCAGCTGATTGGAGGCATTGGCCAGTTCGCCCACCCGGAACAGGGCTTCGGCGCGGTGAGCGGCGTCATTGCGCTCCAGGTACATTTTATAAGCGCGAACGGCCTCGGGAATGGATTTCATACGCTCCACGGATCGCGCCCACAGCCACAGGGTTTCATCATCACTCACCTGATCATAATACAATTTCAACCGTGCGGGGAGCGCCTGATTGCGCAAATCTTCCAGCCGCTGGTTGGCCTGCCGGTGTTCGCCCAGCTGCATCAGCAAATCAATGGCTTTAACGCGGGCGCGCGACGCCCAGCGCGAATAAAAATAATATTGAGCGACCTTGTCGTACAAGGCCAGCGCCTGTTTATGGGCCCCGGCTTGCTGATGGTAGCCGGCCAAAAGGAATGTGGCCTCGGCTTTGCGTTCCGGTTCAGGCCGGGTCACAATCTCCATGAGCAGGGAGCGCGCCGAATCAAGTTGACCGCGCTCATGCTGCAGCACAGCAGCGCCGAACAGCGCATTGTTGCGCAGAGACCCGTCTCGTGTATGCTCGGCGACCCGCAGCAGCAGACTATCTGCAGAGGTATCACTGCTGTCAAGCGGTCCCGAGCTTATTTTTTCACGCGCCCATTCGTACTGAATGCGCAGGGCAAGGCTGTCATCGGGATGGATAAACTGATCAATTCGGTCTGCCAGAAAAGCAGCTCGAGTCGCAGCCGAATCGATCTGTGACAGCTGAGCCTGCGTGTGCATATAAAGCACATGATTGTAATGCGGACTGTCCCGATAAACAGCCATAAACCGGTCAGCGGCCTGGATCAGTGAATCACTGTATTGTGCAGCGCTCACCGCGTTTTGATCCAGTGACATCCGCATCATCAGACGATCATAGCACAGTGCCTGATAATAGAAGAGTTTGTCCTGCGGCAGCGTCTCGTCGGCTGAATTTACAACTTGATTCAGCGCTGTGAGGGCGCGCTGATAATCATGGAATGTATGAATCCGGGTTTCGACACGATCGAGGAGCAATTGAGATGATGCGGAATTTGCAGACAAAAGCCGGCTAAACGCTTCAGCGGCCTGTTCGGATGAAGGCGGCGCGTAAAACGTCAGATAACTGAGACGCTGCTGCGCTTCGTTTTGAAAATCACCGCCGGGATAGATGTTCAGGTAACGGCGGTACTCGTCCATGCCATACTGATAACGGTTCTGTTGTTCGTAGGTTTGTGCGACGCGAAACTGTGCGTCATCGATCAGATGACTGTTGGGGAATGAAGAGATGATCGAGGAATAGCTGGCGCGAGCGCCGGAAAAATCTTTAAGAAACAGCCTCTGAATCTGCC
Proteins encoded in this region:
- the nadC gene encoding carboxylating nicotinate-nucleotide diphosphorylase is translated as MNKILQADAAALINMALREDLNERGDITVKAILNPEAQRFARIVAKQDGVACGTEFSEMVFKTVDAGLEVQICVRDGDLVNNRDLMMSVYGRTASILQAERTALNFLGHLSGISTLTHQFVKAVSHTNAKCLDTRKTTPGWRRLEKYAVDCGGGVNHRMGLYDMFLIKENHIAAAGGIKAAVEQCRRAMRQRSFLAEIEVETTTLDQVRQACELEADRIMLDNMSPELMRECVEWVNGRVELEASGNVSIKSVAAIAETGVDFISVGALTHSAGTFDASLLLDSV
- a CDS encoding tetratricopeptide repeat protein, whose amino-acid sequence is MKYFLIILILLTAFLSAAQDAAPALEDEQAFRFAAELQQKELYDLAAAQFQEYADTYPTSFRAPVALLRAGQNYENADSLLKASNVYLSLLLKYPESNEIDQAQFSRAGLLAKTGQNRNAALAYERLRVLNEDSPLITDAQLRAAEQYLATGLHQKAMDAAFYVLEQEENHLKRLNARYLVAKSHYGLGNYKDALQVLDDFSSATLKNDLEIKILALKSDVYEKLGRYSKADSIVHFVLRQPVANPELGKMAVDLASSLHHQKRYAESDAVIQLSLDKVKQDSLRNALLFLYGDNAWARGHYQTAGSHYARVQLNENNPERPWLWFKQAMAAVPTDPDSAELFFTRVLQWEQDMEPWLYTKTALEFAKLQTNTDARNGVRTLQQAQDKVRIPAAKAELLFEKGQIQRLFLKDFSGARASYSSIISSFPNSHLIDDAQFRVAQTYEQQNRYQYGMDEYRRYLNIYPGGDFQNEAQQRLSYLTFYAPPSSEQAAEAFSRLLSANSASSQLLLDRVETRIHTFHDYQRALTALNQVVNSADETLPQDKLFYYQALCYDRLMMRMSLDQNAVSAAQYSDSLIQAADRFMAVYRDSPHYNHVLYMHTQAQLSQIDSAATRAAFLADRIDQFIHPDDSLALRIQYEWAREKISSGPLDSSDTSADSLLLRVAEHTRDGSLRNNALFGAAVLQHERGQLDSARSLLMEIVTRPEPERKAEATFLLAGYHQQAGAHKQALALYDKVAQYYFYSRWASRARVKAIDLLMQLGEHRQANQRLEDLRNQALPARLKLYYDQVSDDETLWLWARSVERMKSIPEAVRAYKMYLERNDAAHRAEALFRVGELANASNQLDMAIGHYRECADFAPQDSLGRLARYKTADIYFQRGRYEQALEQYELLNQQFTGDLRRQAEQNAIICEYQLDHLRRAQRKVQAFTETWDDRNAEARFLYQEGLYHIRTKNFDDAERAFKQCRKYDDVPQGARGELGLARLYVVLNKTEEALKRLTRIPGRYDDPDIVATAYVNLGDFYYENRQLQNCIAACKKALETIDSGRQRAQALDLLVNAYDDLNLRDKAIAMQKQYIREFPDNPSVLRRRMRIGVFLYYMKEYDRAIHHFNEIKPLLSADDYTEVQYWIAKSYADAGLTEKSVIEFLKVRYMCKQTKLPWGATALYEAGRGYRKLGKPEKAIRMFELVVRERGAADNIGRAASDKIKEIQSEMAETL